A region from the Thermanaeromonas toyohensis ToBE genome encodes:
- a CDS encoding uroporphyrinogen decarboxylase family protein produces MKPKARFLKAARRQEPDRVPIFATLTPQVAQKLGEIMGLPSQPVDAFLSDRLSYTEILLALGNDAVAIGPGRDRSKPTKRLPNGHLIDEWGIQFREVGYYTEAVVRPLSEVESIADLNAYEFPEPLAPGRFEVAEKMVKKYGNDYAIIGILEVTMFELAWILVGLEKFLVDLLWQKPYVEALIDRILDFHITVGRKLIELGAEVILLGDDFGTQRGMLISPALYRQVFKPRQKKIIDALKAVNKEIIIAYHSCGSIMPIIEDLIEVGVEVLNPIQPQAAGMDLAFLKEKYGNQLAFFGGVDVQGVLPQGTPEEVKEEVKLRIKQAGKGGGFILAPTHNIQPDTPVENILAMYEAAKDYGTYPLKI; encoded by the coding sequence GTGAAACCCAAAGCTAGGTTTTTAAAAGCGGCCAGGAGGCAAGAGCCAGATAGGGTTCCCATTTTTGCTACCTTAACACCCCAGGTAGCTCAAAAGTTAGGAGAAATAATGGGGCTACCTAGCCAACCTGTAGATGCCTTCCTTTCCGATCGGTTATCTTATACCGAGATACTCCTTGCTTTAGGCAATGATGCCGTTGCTATAGGTCCTGGTCGGGACCGGAGTAAGCCTACCAAGCGCCTTCCCAATGGCCATCTTATAGATGAATGGGGGATACAGTTCCGGGAGGTGGGGTACTACACAGAGGCTGTCGTACGTCCCCTTAGCGAGGTAGAGAGTATCGCTGATCTTAATGCTTACGAGTTTCCGGAGCCTCTGGCTCCTGGCCGGTTTGAAGTAGCAGAAAAGATGGTTAAAAAGTATGGAAATGATTACGCTATTATAGGAATTTTGGAAGTAACTATGTTCGAACTAGCTTGGATCCTGGTGGGCCTGGAAAAGTTTTTGGTAGATCTTCTTTGGCAAAAGCCATATGTTGAAGCCCTGATAGATCGCATATTGGATTTTCATATTACGGTAGGGCGCAAGTTAATTGAGCTAGGGGCTGAAGTTATTCTTTTGGGAGATGATTTTGGAACCCAGCGGGGTATGCTTATTTCTCCTGCTTTATATCGCCAAGTATTTAAACCGCGGCAAAAGAAAATAATCGATGCTTTAAAGGCTGTAAATAAGGAGATTATCATTGCTTATCATTCCTGCGGTTCTATTATGCCCATTATTGAAGACCTCATTGAAGTAGGAGTGGAGGTTTTAAACCCTATTCAGCCCCAGGCCGCAGGTATGGATTTGGCTTTCTTAAAGGAGAAATATGGTAATCAGCTAGCCTTTTTCGGTGGTGTTGACGTGCAAGGAGTGCTCCCGCAGGGCACCCCTGAAGAGGTGAAAGAGGAGGTTAAATTGCGCATCAAGCAGGCGGGAAAAGGAGGCGGATTTATACTTGCACCTACCCATAATATCCAACCTGATACTCCGGTAGAAAACATCTTAGCTATGTATGAAGCGGCTAAAGATTACGGTACTTATCCTCTTAAAATATAA
- a CDS encoding bifunctional 2',3'-cyclic-nucleotide 2'-phosphodiesterase/3'-nucleotidase has protein sequence MLLKRSKLISLLIIIVLFNLFSISPLPLLAEEQNSSYELVILATTDLHGNIYPWDYYKNAPANYGLAKIATLVKEIRAKYPNALLFDNGDLVQGTPLAYYYARVNPLKENEVHPIIAVMNYIGYNAATIGNHEFNYGLPFLEQVIKGAKFPYVLANVYKSGTTIPYFTPYTIIEVPLGKDKVKVGVIGFTPPGIMIWDRANLEGKVETGDIIEAAKRFIPEMKAKGADVIVALAHSGISGTSSYDEKATGLGVENAVKLLAQQVDGIDLIIAGHSHQEIPGKVLPNPLVGNTLILQPGYWGNNLAWAKLTLEKTETGWKVIERNGKLLSTKDIGPDPEVLSIAREAHEKTLKFVTTPLGKTETPITTYSARLADTAAIQLINEIQMERVKEALKGTKYENLPIISAAAPFKAGRNGPTDFTDIRPGQITMADVASLYIYDNTLVAIKINGAQLKAWLEHAAENFRQVVPSSGTEALINTSFPAYNFDQIDGVSYVIDITKPVGERIVELTYNGQPVTPQQEFILVTNNYRAGGGGNFPGTGKEAVIVYDRQEETRVLIADFIKKHESISPWPDYNWRIKENFLNHWAAKPATTLLNRGILRGDAEGRLFLDKPTTRAEFVTLLIRSLGDRLLDASNPFQDIKNHWAEKYITTAAALGITSGIGEGKFGPDNFITRQEAISMIIRARLQPGELDNQSTTALSAFKDGDRVAPWAMRALSFAIEHGILGGYETGELRPEAPLLRGEAAKIIYLSIPELLPPNQAKLTLITLNDFHGRLEEDPKKAAGAPLGAARLTTALLGEKWLNPGGVLLLNAGDTYQGTPISNLVYGQSVNEWQNLVGFNAMTIGNHEFDWGVKVLKQRIKEANFPVIAANIYDKTTNQPVDWIKPTAILQAAGVKVGIIGATTQETASIVMPANVEGLKFPNPASRFDELVSELKGGGAEVVIGLTHLGSEVTSTGELAGEARDVLDQMKDHLDALITGHTHREIATIYKGTPVVQALSYGKAYGKIELYYDKQLKKVVRASVEVIKPSPTLYPNPEASSLVQKWKEVIGPKVNTVIARTVVPLSKTFTSAGESVLGDLIADAQRYTLGADIAIMNGGGIRADINLGDITWGELYSVQPFGNVLFKVPLTGAQIKQVLEEGIENYYRLYNKLPRGHLPVQVSGIKFTWDYNKPFGQRIILTSLKLEDGSPLDLNKTYIVAVNEFVATGGDDFNTFKTLYEADKKGYYARYYTGIVDLDALIAYLQKLPQPIKYNLQNRIAVVNFPGP, from the coding sequence ATGCTTTTAAAAAGATCAAAATTAATTTCTCTGTTAATTATTATTGTATTGTTTAATCTTTTCTCCATTTCCCCCCTGCCTTTGCTGGCCGAGGAGCAAAACTCTTCTTACGAGCTTGTTATTTTAGCCACCACTGACCTGCATGGTAATATTTACCCTTGGGATTACTACAAAAATGCTCCCGCTAATTACGGGTTAGCAAAAATAGCTACTCTCGTTAAAGAAATCCGAGCTAAATATCCTAATGCCCTGCTTTTCGATAATGGCGATTTAGTCCAAGGGACCCCGTTAGCTTATTATTATGCCCGAGTGAACCCGCTAAAGGAAAATGAAGTTCACCCCATAATTGCTGTTATGAATTACATAGGGTATAATGCAGCTACTATTGGCAATCACGAGTTCAATTATGGGTTACCCTTCTTGGAGCAAGTCATCAAAGGTGCCAAGTTCCCTTATGTTTTGGCTAATGTCTATAAAAGCGGGACCACTATACCCTATTTCACTCCTTATACCATTATCGAAGTACCCTTAGGTAAAGATAAAGTAAAGGTAGGGGTAATTGGGTTTACCCCTCCAGGAATAATGATATGGGACCGGGCTAACCTGGAAGGGAAAGTTGAGACCGGGGATATTATAGAAGCAGCTAAGCGCTTTATCCCAGAAATGAAAGCTAAGGGAGCCGATGTTATTGTAGCTTTGGCTCATTCTGGAATAAGTGGCACTTCCAGTTACGATGAAAAAGCTACAGGTTTAGGAGTAGAAAATGCCGTTAAGCTATTAGCCCAACAAGTAGACGGTATAGATCTAATAATTGCGGGACATAGCCACCAGGAAATCCCGGGAAAGGTTTTGCCTAATCCTCTGGTAGGCAATACCTTAATCCTGCAACCGGGTTATTGGGGTAACAATCTAGCGTGGGCAAAATTGACCCTAGAAAAAACAGAAACAGGCTGGAAAGTAATAGAGCGGAACGGTAAACTGCTCTCCACAAAAGACATAGGACCAGACCCGGAAGTTCTAAGCATAGCTCGCGAAGCTCACGAAAAAACCCTTAAGTTTGTAACTACACCTTTAGGAAAGACCGAAACACCTATCACTACTTATTCTGCCAGGTTAGCTGATACAGCCGCTATCCAGCTCATAAATGAAATCCAGATGGAGAGGGTAAAAGAAGCTTTAAAGGGGACCAAGTATGAAAATCTGCCCATCATCTCTGCCGCAGCACCCTTTAAAGCCGGTCGCAATGGGCCTACAGACTTTACTGATATACGTCCTGGTCAAATTACCATGGCTGATGTAGCTTCCCTTTATATTTACGATAATACTCTGGTAGCCATTAAAATTAATGGAGCTCAGCTTAAAGCATGGTTAGAACACGCGGCGGAAAATTTCCGACAAGTTGTACCTAGTTCAGGAACAGAAGCTTTGATTAATACCAGCTTCCCTGCTTATAATTTCGATCAAATTGATGGAGTGAGTTATGTAATTGATATTACCAAGCCCGTTGGGGAACGCATTGTTGAACTCACTTATAATGGCCAGCCGGTTACCCCACAGCAAGAATTCATTTTAGTAACGAATAATTACCGCGCCGGCGGCGGGGGTAATTTCCCAGGTACAGGCAAAGAGGCTGTTATAGTTTATGATCGTCAAGAAGAAACCAGAGTGCTGATCGCGGACTTCATTAAAAAACATGAGTCTATCAGCCCCTGGCCAGATTATAACTGGCGTATTAAGGAAAACTTTTTAAACCACTGGGCAGCTAAGCCAGCCACTACTTTGCTTAATCGTGGAATTCTTCGTGGAGATGCTGAAGGCCGACTTTTCTTAGATAAGCCAACCACGCGGGCTGAATTTGTCACTTTACTTATCCGCTCTTTGGGGGATCGGCTGTTGGATGCTTCCAATCCCTTCCAAGACATAAAGAACCACTGGGCGGAAAAATATATCACCACAGCAGCAGCTCTAGGTATTACTAGCGGTATCGGCGAAGGCAAGTTTGGCCCCGATAACTTCATCACCAGGCAAGAAGCTATAAGTATGATAATTAGAGCACGGCTACAACCAGGGGAACTGGATAACCAATCTACAACTGCACTTTCCGCCTTTAAGGATGGAGATAGGGTTGCTCCGTGGGCTATGCGTGCCTTATCCTTCGCCATTGAACATGGTATTTTGGGAGGTTATGAAACCGGTGAGCTACGGCCAGAAGCCCCCTTGCTCCGGGGCGAAGCAGCTAAGATAATTTACCTTAGTATCCCTGAGCTTCTGCCGCCGAATCAAGCTAAGCTTACGTTAATCACCCTCAACGATTTTCATGGCCGGCTAGAAGAGGATCCGAAAAAGGCAGCTGGTGCACCTTTAGGGGCGGCTAGACTGACTACAGCTCTATTAGGGGAAAAATGGCTTAATCCGGGAGGAGTTCTCCTCTTAAATGCTGGTGATACTTATCAAGGTACCCCCATTTCCAACCTTGTATATGGCCAATCAGTGAATGAATGGCAAAACCTAGTAGGATTTAATGCTATGACCATTGGAAATCATGAGTTTGATTGGGGAGTAAAAGTTCTTAAACAGAGGATAAAAGAAGCAAACTTCCCTGTAATTGCAGCCAATATTTATGATAAGACTACCAACCAGCCGGTTGACTGGATCAAGCCAACTGCTATCCTCCAGGCAGCAGGCGTCAAAGTTGGAATTATAGGAGCTACCACCCAGGAAACGGCCAGTATCGTTATGCCTGCTAATGTGGAAGGACTTAAGTTCCCCAACCCGGCTTCTCGCTTTGATGAGCTGGTATCGGAGCTAAAAGGGGGCGGGGCAGAGGTAGTTATAGGCTTAACCCATCTGGGTTCCGAGGTAACCTCTACCGGGGAATTAGCAGGTGAAGCTAGAGATGTTTTGGATCAAATGAAGGACCACCTTGATGCCTTAATTACTGGCCATACTCATCGCGAGATAGCTACTATTTATAAAGGCACTCCAGTAGTTCAAGCCCTTTCCTATGGCAAAGCTTATGGAAAAATCGAGCTTTATTATGATAAACAATTGAAAAAGGTGGTACGGGCTAGTGTAGAGGTAATTAAACCCAGTCCTACCCTGTATCCTAATCCTGAAGCCAGCTCCTTGGTACAAAAGTGGAAAGAGGTTATTGGGCCAAAAGTTAATACTGTTATAGCTAGAACAGTCGTGCCATTAAGCAAAACCTTTACTTCTGCAGGAGAATCAGTCCTAGGGGATCTAATTGCCGACGCCCAGCGTTATACTTTAGGTGCCGACATAGCTATCATGAATGGTGGCGGCATCCGGGCAGATATTAACCTGGGAGATATAACCTGGGGCGAGCTCTATAGCGTACAGCCCTTCGGGAACGTTCTTTTCAAGGTCCCCTTAACAGGGGCCCAAATCAAGCAAGTATTGGAAGAAGGTATAGAGAATTACTATCGCCTTTACAATAAGCTACCCCGTGGGCATTTACCGGTGCAGGTATCCGGGATAAAGTTTACCTGGGACTATAACAAGCCTTTTGGGCAAAGAATCATCCTCACTTCCCTTAAGCTAGAAGATGGTTCTCCTTTGGATCTAAACAAGACTTATATTGTCGCTGTCAATGAATTTGTGGCCACAGGAGGAGATGATTTCAACACTTTTAAGACCCTATATGAGGCAGATAAAAAAGGATATTATGCACGGTACTATACCGGGATAGTAGATCTAGACGCTTTGATCGCCTATCTACAAAAGCTTCCTCAGCCAATAAAATATAACCTGCAAAACCGCATTGCGGTGGTTAACTTCCCTGGGCCATAA
- a CDS encoding pseudouridine-5'-phosphate glycosidase: MGINYLVFSEEVRKAKDQGQPIVALESTIISHGMPYPENVKTAKIVEEIIRDSGAVPATIAIIEGRIKIGLTNEELEFIATSNRVLKASRRDLPVVIAKGLCASTTVSATMIAAHLAGIKVFVTGGIGGVHKGGPQTFDISADLQELAKTSVAVVCAGAKAILDLPLTLEYLETYGVPVLGFRTEEFPAFYTRESGLKVDYVLADEVEAARVIKTKWDLGLTGGIVIANPIPKEYALDKNYISKVIEEALVEAERLAIKGKGLTPFLLEKVAEITGGKSLRANIELVKNNASVGAKIAVELNKLYSSCKEKI, translated from the coding sequence ATGGGGATTAACTACCTTGTTTTCTCAGAAGAAGTGAGGAAGGCCAAAGATCAGGGGCAACCTATAGTGGCCTTGGAATCCACCATAATATCCCATGGTATGCCCTATCCTGAAAACGTAAAAACAGCAAAAATAGTAGAAGAGATTATAAGGGATAGCGGGGCTGTCCCCGCCACAATTGCCATTATCGAGGGAAGGATAAAGATAGGTTTAACAAACGAAGAGCTCGAATTTATAGCTACCTCTAATAGGGTCCTAAAAGCAAGCCGCAGGGACTTACCCGTAGTCATAGCCAAGGGATTGTGCGCTTCCACCACCGTATCAGCGACCATGATTGCTGCACACCTGGCCGGGATAAAAGTATTCGTCACCGGAGGGATAGGGGGTGTCCATAAAGGGGGGCCTCAGACTTTCGATATTTCGGCAGATTTGCAGGAGCTAGCTAAAACCAGCGTGGCAGTTGTATGTGCAGGAGCCAAGGCGATACTGGATTTACCCCTAACCCTTGAATATTTAGAGACCTACGGGGTTCCGGTGCTAGGCTTTAGGACAGAGGAGTTTCCCGCCTTTTATACTAGGGAGAGCGGCCTCAAGGTGGACTATGTATTGGCAGACGAGGTGGAGGCAGCTAGAGTGATAAAGACAAAGTGGGATTTAGGGCTAACGGGAGGTATTGTAATAGCCAACCCCATACCTAAAGAATACGCTCTCGATAAAAATTACATAAGTAAGGTTATAGAAGAAGCCCTGGTGGAAGCAGAAAGATTGGCAATAAAAGGGAAAGGCCTCACCCCGTTTTTGCTAGAGAAAGTAGCAGAAATAACAGGGGGTAAGAGCCTTAGAGCCAATATAGAGCTTGTCAAAAATAATGCTTCTGTGGGGGCTAAGATAGCGGTAGAACTCAACAAACTTTATAGCAGTTGTAAAGAAAAAATTTAA
- a CDS encoding carbohydrate kinase — protein MSLTRREKEILELIKRNPMVSQEELANILGLSRSAIAGHIANLMKKGFILGRGYVVKESKGVVVIGGANIDIKGRPFKELIRHTSNPGQVDISLGGVARNIAHNLALLKVPVTLLTVVGNDGEGRKILEETRRAGVNVEHVLISPTRPTGVFLAMLDAKGEMEIGIAQMEVLEECDAKYLEGQRELIRNSELVIMDTNLPTDSMKYVAEICRKENISLLVDPVSIEKARKVREILDKIDYITPNRGELAAILDVSPGEEVPRLAKIIREKGVKTVIVTLGATGVYLASEEGEEFIRPYEAEVIDVTGAGDAFASGLVYGLFNGYTLRLSVKFGLAAAALTISSPYTVNPFLSEERLKSTVKGVI, from the coding sequence ATGTCTCTAACTAGAAGGGAAAAAGAAATATTAGAATTGATAAAACGAAACCCCATGGTTTCCCAGGAAGAGCTGGCGAATATATTAGGCCTTAGCCGTTCTGCTATTGCGGGCCATATTGCTAATCTTATGAAGAAAGGATTTATATTGGGAAGGGGGTATGTGGTAAAGGAAAGTAAGGGAGTTGTAGTAATAGGTGGAGCAAATATCGATATTAAAGGGCGCCCCTTTAAGGAGCTTATCAGGCATACTTCCAATCCCGGCCAAGTGGATATAAGCCTGGGTGGGGTAGCGCGGAATATCGCTCACAACCTTGCTCTGTTAAAGGTACCTGTTACGCTGTTGACTGTAGTGGGCAATGATGGCGAGGGAAGGAAAATATTGGAAGAGACGAGGAGGGCTGGCGTTAATGTGGAACACGTTCTAATCTCACCTACCAGACCCACAGGGGTTTTTCTGGCCATGCTCGATGCTAAAGGAGAAATGGAGATCGGTATAGCGCAGATGGAAGTATTAGAAGAGTGCGATGCTAAATACCTGGAAGGGCAGAGGGAACTAATTAGGAATAGCGAATTAGTAATCATGGATACTAACCTACCAACTGATAGCATGAAATATGTAGCCGAGATATGCCGTAAAGAAAACATCTCCTTGCTGGTTGATCCTGTATCGATAGAAAAAGCGAGGAAAGTAAGGGAGATATTAGATAAAATAGACTATATCACTCCTAACCGAGGCGAATTAGCAGCTATTTTAGATGTCTCGCCTGGGGAGGAAGTGCCGAGGCTGGCTAAAATCATACGTGAGAAGGGGGTTAAAACCGTAATTGTAACTTTGGGAGCTACAGGCGTTTATCTTGCCTCTGAAGAAGGAGAAGAGTTTATCAGACCTTATGAAGCTGAAGTGATAGATGTTACCGGGGCAGGAGATGCTTTTGCTTCTGGCCTGGTGTATGGCCTTTTCAATGGCTATACCTTGCGCCTTTCGGTGAAATTCGGCCTAGCAGCAGCGGCGCTAACCATTTCCTCGCCCTATACTGTGAATCCTTTTTTGAGCGAAGAAAGGCTAAAGAGTACAGTCAAAGGAGTAATATAG